A stretch of Triticum aestivum cultivar Chinese Spring chromosome 1D, IWGSC CS RefSeq v2.1, whole genome shotgun sequence DNA encodes these proteins:
- the LOC123170957 gene encoding uncharacterized protein → MSSPTRRAQVPWSSIPTELAGVVLRRLPCHADRVRFAAVCKQWRASARQTSPPPHYPWLALPDRTFYSLPDSAFRPLPLHLDRHRQLPHAQSSCGEWLVFERYDGAYTLVSPFSMSTTILLPGLSDTYAPNVPLLVANDQPVPDMLKLVVCSDDLVAAIVNDNEALAYGSKLALCRPGASSWWSSRPDELRVLQHIVSCEGKLYALDKFNGLFSVSIGTDRRTSNPTVSRVERLMGSPRGVLKHSSRYLLESSGTLLLVCRDDTMLEWFSSAGLRSALMDGLELEFEVLKADVERSRWTSIRSVGDDRVLFVGPWCSRVVHATGEHDPIYTAGNRIFFTVDLSAKRYDHRYYGYGTQQEPFYCIVYDMSTQRSELFLEKPVRPLKGFPVTWLFPPTQRQLRD, encoded by the coding sequence ATGTCGTCGCCAACACGGCGCGCCCAAGTTCCCTGGTCGAGCATCCCCACCGAGCTCGCGGGCGTCGTGCTCCGCCGCCTGCCTTGCCATGCCGACCGGGTCCGCTTCGCCGCCGTCTGCAAACAGTGGCGCGCCTCTGCGCGGCAGACCTCTCCGCCCCCGCACTACCCGTGGCTCGCCTTGCCTGACCGGACATTCTATAGCCTGCCGGACTCTGCCTTCCGGCCgctgccgctccacctcgaccGCCACCGGCAGCTGCCGCACGCGCAGAGCTCCTGCGGCGAGTGGCTCGTGTTTGAGCGCTACGACGGCGCCTATACGCTGGTCAGCCCCTTCTCCATGTCCACCACCATCCTGCTCCCCGGCCTCTCCGACACGTACGCCCCCAACGTGCCTCTCCTCGTGGCGAACGACCAGCCGGTGCCCGACATGCTGAAGCTCGTCGTGTGCTCTGACGACCTCGTCGCAGCGATCGTCAATGATAACGAGGCATTGGCGTATGGCAGCAAGCTTGCCTTGTGCCGGCCAGGGGCGTCCTCGTGGTGGTCCAGCAGACCCGACGAGCTTCGCGTCCTCCAACACATTGTCTCCTGCGAGGGAAAGCTCTACGCCCTCGACAAGTTCAATGGGCTCTTCTCCGTTTCCATCGGCACGGACAGGCGCACCAGCAATCCGACTGTGTCACGGGTCGAGCGCCTCATGGGTAGCCCCCGTGGGGTCCTCAAACACTCGTCACGATACCTGCTTGAATCTAGCGGCACGTTGCTGCTGGTCTGCAGGGACGACACGATGCTCGAGTGGTTCAGCAGCGCCGGCTTGAGGAGTGCGCTCATGGACGGGCTGGAGCTGGAGTTCGAGGTACTCAAGGCGGACGTGGAGAGGTCGCGGTGGACAAGCATAAGGAGCGTGGGCGATGACCGGGTGTTGTTCGTCGGGCCATGGTGCTCCCGAGTTGTTCATGCTACTGGCGAGCATGACCCAATCTACACCGCTGGGAACCGCATCTTCTTCACGGTGGACCTTAGCGCGAAAAGATACGATCATCGATACTACGGCTACGGGACACAACAGGAGCCCTTCTACTGCATCGTCTACGACATGAGCACGCAGCGGTCGGAGTTGTTCCTGGAGAAGCCGGTGCGCCCGTTAAAGGGCTTCCCGGTGACATGGCTTTTCCCTCCAACCCAGCGCCAGCTGCGCGACTAA